One window of the Anaeromicrobium sediminis genome contains the following:
- a CDS encoding FKBP-type peptidyl-prolyl cis-trans isomerase, producing MNAQLGQYKGFGFKRPNINVKDEEINDYINKIREQYKIEVEKEGSIENGDHIIIDYDGYHEDEHISQLSRNNYHSRTGQGFFLDEFEKYLIGMRKGDIVKFELVLPNDYQIKYLRNETIYFEVKILSVMNRITPELTHDVVRSFKIEGINTIDELKEYAKDQMNYEKIMLESTKVINEIMNKVIDGSKVELKDEEVENLKYEIFEDFKRQLENKNANLEIYLSYTKKTEEELLKQCEIEAETYLTEKAIIEKIAQVESITLNDEEKEKCENSKEKDAFNQLLYQKVIHFLLKENTMLR from the coding sequence ATGAATGCTCAGCTAGGTCAATATAAAGGATTTGGTTTTAAACGTCCTAATATAAATGTAAAAGATGAAGAAATTAATGATTATATTAATAAAATAAGAGAGCAATATAAAATAGAGGTTGAGAAAGAAGGTTCTATTGAAAATGGTGATCATATTATCATAGATTATGATGGATACCATGAGGATGAACATATATCTCAACTTAGTAGAAATAATTACCATTCTAGAACTGGGCAAGGATTTTTTTTAGATGAATTTGAAAAGTATTTAATAGGAATGAGAAAAGGGGATATAGTTAAATTTGAATTAGTATTGCCAAATGATTATCAAATAAAGTATCTTCGTAATGAAACTATTTATTTTGAAGTAAAAATATTATCAGTGATGAATCGAATTACCCCTGAATTAACACATGATGTAGTAAGAAGTTTTAAAATTGAAGGGATAAACACAATAGATGAATTAAAAGAATATGCAAAAGATCAGATGAATTATGAAAAAATCATGCTTGAAAGTACGAAAGTTATTAATGAAATAATGAATAAAGTTATAGATGGTTCAAAAGTTGAGTTAAAAGATGAAGAAGTTGAGAATCTTAAATATGAAATATTTGAAGATTTTAAGAGACAGCTTGAAAATAAAAATGCAAATTTAGAAATATATTTATCTTATACAAAAAAAACAGAAGAAGAATTATTGAAACAATGTGAAATAGAGGCAGAAACCTATTTAACAGAAAAAGCAATCATTGAAAAAATAGCACAAGTAGAGAGCATTACATTAAATGATGAAGAAAAAGAAAAATGCGAAAATAGTAAAGAAAAAGATGCTTTTAATCAGTTATTGTACCAAAAGGTTATACATTTTCTTTTAAAAGAAAATACTATGT